The Anopheles merus strain MAF chromosome 2L, AmerM5.1, whole genome shotgun sequence genome has a segment encoding these proteins:
- the LOC121593287 gene encoding uncharacterized protein LOC121593287: MASAPSLSVVSEARSSKNAKRKMMSLQACQVVLLLVCVTATVHGAIHEIKQNGNRYKIEKVTDSSLKQALASLRQSAWNVKELDLSGNPLSQISAADLAPFTKLELLNLSSNVLYETLDLESLSTLRTLDLNNNYVQELLVGPSIETLHAANNNISRVSCSQGQGKKKIYLANNKITTLRDLDEGCRSRVQYLDLKLNEIDTVNFAELAGSSDTLEHLNLQYNFIYDVKGQVVFAKLKTLDLSSNKLAFMGPEFQSAAGVTWISLRNNKLVLIEKALRFSQNLEHFDLRGNGFHCGTLRDFFSKNQRVQTVAKQTVKKLTGQNDEECTVPTLGHYGPYCCEDLPAPFADRLIALKRKEHALLSGQGSETERLECERENQARQREIDALKEQYRTVIDQVTLRKQAKITLEQKKKALDEQVSNGRRAHAELDGTLKQAVEQIELPHATEEQSPLQLLRAIVKRFEEIYVEQQSAQNNAIRDWDMYQHKETQLAEDNARLKKLNGEADLALASANATLQELVVREQNLATQLG; this comes from the exons ATGGCATCTGCACCATCGCTGTCAGTAGTGAGTGAAGCGCGATCGAGTAAGAACGCGAAACGAAAGATGATGTCGTTACAGGCGTGCCAAGTCGTCCTATTGCTCGTATG TGTAACAGCAACGGTGCACGGTGCAATACACGAGATAAAGCAGAATGGAAACAGGTACAAGATCGAGAAGGTAACGGACAGCAGCCTAAAGCAAGCGCTTGCAAGCCTTCGCCAGTCGGCGTGGAACGTAAAGGAGCTTGATCTGAGTGGCAATCCGCTGAGCCAGATAAGCGCAGCTGATTTGGCGCCGTTCACAAAGCTGGAGCTGTTGAATCTCTCCTCGAACGTGTTGTACGAAACGCTGGATCTGGAGTCGCTCTCCACGCTGCGCACCCTCGATCTGAATAACAACTACGTCCAGGAGCTGCTGGTTGGGCCTTCGATCGAAACGCTGCACGCAGCGAACAACAATATCTCGCGTGTGAGTTGCTCGCAGGGTCAGGGAAAGAAGAAGATCTATCTCGCGAACAATAAGATCACCACGCTGCGTGACCTCGACGAGGGATGCCGCAGTCGGGTGCAGTATCTGGATCTGAAGCTAAACGAAATCGATACGGTGAACTTTGCCGAGCTTGCCGGTTCCAGTGACACGCTCGAGCACCTTAACCTGCAGTACAACTTCATCTACGACGTTAAGGGACAGGTCGTGTTTGCGAAGCTCAAAACGCTCGATCTGTCGTCGAACAAGCTTGCCTTTATGGGCCCGGAGTTTCAGTCAGCGGCCGGCGTGACCTGGATCAGTCTGCGCAACAACAAGCTGGTACTGATCGAGAAAGCGCTAcggttttcgcaaaacctcGAGCACTTTGACCTGCGCGGCAACGGGTTTCACTGTGGAACGTTGCGTGATTTCTTCAGCAAAAATCAACGCGTGCAAACGGTCGCAAAACAAACCGTCAAAAAGCTGACCGGCCAGAATGACGAAGAGTGTACCGTGCCAACGCTCGGCCACTATGGGCCGTACTGCTGCGAGGACCTGCCGGCACCGTTTGCCGACCGGCTGATCGCGCTGAAGCGCAAAGAGCACGCGCTACTCTCTGGCCAAGGCTCGGAAACGGAGCGACTCGAGTGTGAGCGGGAAAACCAGGCCCGCCAGCGGGAGATCGATGCGCTCAAGGAGCAGTACCGGACGGTGATCGATCAGGTGACGCTCCGAAAGCAGGCAAAGATTACGCtagagcagaagaagaaggcgCTCGACGAGCAGGTGTCCAACGGTCGCCGGGCACATGCTGAGCTGGACGGAACGCTCAAGCAGGCTGTAGAACAGATCGAGCTGCCCCACGCGACCGAGGAGCAGAGTCCGTTGCAGCTGCTGCGCGCGATCGTCAAGCGGTTCGAGGAGATTTACGTCGAGCAGCAGAGCGCGCAAAATAATGCCATCCGCGATTGGGATATGTACCAGCATAAGGAGACGCAGCTGGCGGAGGACAATGCACGGCTCAAGAAGCTGAACGGTGAGGCTGATCTGGCGCTGGCCAGTGCGAACGCTACGCTGCAGGAGCTGGTGGTGCGGGAGCAGAATTTAGCGACCCAGCTGGGCTAA